The genomic interval CGGAATTTCACGCAGAAGGCGTTCCGCCATTTTGGCAGGCGAGGATCCAGGATGGTCCTCCACCAAAGTCCGCAAATAAAACAACGCGTTATCCTTGTCGCCTACATTTCGATAGGACATGCCGATCTTGAGAAGGGCGGCCTGGGCCTTGTGATGTTGAGGATACTTGGTCACAACGTCTTTGAAGGCCAAAATGGCCTGCGGATACTGCTTGTTGCCGTACCAGCTTTCCCCGATCCAATACATGGCGTTAGGGACCAGGGAATGGCCCGGATGCTCCTTGAGAAAAGACTCCAACACCTGACGCCCCTGCTGGAGGCGTCCTGAACGAACAAGATTCAATCCTTTATTGTATTGGGAGGAATGAGAGGGCGGCGTCGAAGTCTTGGGCTGGGGTTTTCTGGCATGGGCCTCCAGAGCCGGGCCAGGCACCTGAGCCCAAGGCTTTTCCTCACCGCTTTCCGGTCCGGCTTGCACGGGCGCGGGGAGCGGTTCGGCCATTTCAGGCTCCGAGACTTGCGGCGCTCCTGGCGCCATCCCTGCCGGGGAGGACATCGCCTGCTGAGAGTCCGCCGTTGCCCCCGGTTCAAAAGGATTTTGCGCCATCCCTTCCGCCGGACGTTCCACCGGTGACTCTGCGGGCAACTCCTCACCCGGTCCCAAAATCTCGCTGACCCGGTGCTCCAGGCGGTCAAGACGATTCATGATTTCCCGGTCGGCACGGCGTTCCTCTTCAGCGGCACGACGCTGCTCCTCCTGGAAATCCAAAAAACTCTCTTCCAACGTCTGGAGCCGCCACTCCCGACTGGCATCCGCAGTAGTGCTCATATTCGCGGCACACCCCGCCGACAGCAACACGGTTCCCAACAACAGCGGCAGCAAAATCCGATTCATTACTCTCTCCGGCGGACTCTTTGTATTCACTTCATTTTCTGTAGGCCAAAGCACTGGTTTTGGCAAGGAAGGACGTTCCAGACTTGCTTTTCAGGCATTGAAATGACATGCTTCCCGCGCCTGTTCAGCTTGGTGGTACCTTTTTTTGTCGGCATTCGGCAATCCACCGTCAAG from Paucidesulfovibrio gracilis DSM 16080 carries:
- the ybgF gene encoding tol-pal system protein YbgF; the protein is MNRILLPLLLGTVLLSAGCAANMSTTADASREWRLQTLEESFLDFQEEQRRAAEEERRADREIMNRLDRLEHRVSEILGPGEELPAESPVERPAEGMAQNPFEPGATADSQQAMSSPAGMAPGAPQVSEPEMAEPLPAPVQAGPESGEEKPWAQVPGPALEAHARKPQPKTSTPPSHSSQYNKGLNLVRSGRLQQGRQVLESFLKEHPGHSLVPNAMYWIGESWYGNKQYPQAILAFKDVVTKYPQHHKAQAALLKIGMSYRNVGDKDNALFYLRTLVEDHPGSSPAKMAERLLREIPE